Proteins encoded within one genomic window of Variovorax sp. OAS795:
- a CDS encoding glycosyltransferase encodes MKKILILSVSAGNGHVRAAQALEAAAQSAPPHTAVHIDAMAHVAGGFRKVYTDWYIQLVNRAPELWSYLHQRADTTPHHAPSQRLRRGIERLSTGALVREIRREKPDAVVCTHFLPAELLMRERNGGRIDYPVWLQITDYDLHNMWLVPGMAGYLAATEEVAFRLRARGIPPERIHVTGIPVMPAFSEPDAPALAHDACARALGLDPSRPVLLMASGGAGVGDLASMVERVLLLGGDSGLQVIAVAGRNAETHLKLQALAARHPGRVVAIGFTSEMHKLMAAADLVVTKPGGLTVSECLALGKPMLLISPIPGQEEHNAGFLMEEGAAWLAYDTIGLDYKVARLMADPAKLADMARRSRALGKPRAAAAVLRHVLGEGE; translated from the coding sequence ATGAAAAAAATCCTGATCCTCAGTGTGAGCGCCGGCAACGGCCATGTGCGCGCAGCGCAAGCCCTCGAAGCCGCTGCGCAATCCGCGCCGCCGCACACGGCCGTCCACATCGACGCCATGGCCCACGTGGCCGGCGGGTTCCGCAAGGTCTACACCGACTGGTACATCCAGCTCGTGAACCGCGCGCCCGAGCTGTGGTCGTACCTGCACCAGCGCGCCGACACCACGCCGCACCATGCGCCCTCGCAGCGCCTGCGCCGCGGCATCGAGCGGCTGAGCACCGGCGCCCTGGTGCGCGAGATCCGGCGCGAAAAGCCCGATGCCGTGGTCTGCACCCACTTTCTTCCAGCCGAGCTGCTGATGCGCGAGCGCAACGGCGGGCGCATCGACTACCCGGTGTGGCTGCAGATCACCGACTACGACCTGCACAACATGTGGCTGGTGCCGGGCATGGCCGGGTACCTGGCCGCGACGGAGGAAGTGGCCTTCAGGCTGCGCGCGCGCGGCATTCCCCCGGAGCGCATCCATGTGACCGGCATTCCGGTGATGCCGGCATTCTCCGAACCCGATGCGCCGGCGCTCGCGCACGATGCCTGCGCCAGGGCGCTCGGCCTCGACCCTTCACGGCCCGTGCTGCTGATGGCCTCGGGCGGTGCCGGGGTTGGCGACCTCGCGAGCATGGTCGAGCGCGTGCTGCTGCTCGGCGGCGACAGCGGCCTGCAGGTGATCGCCGTGGCCGGCCGCAACGCCGAGACGCACCTGAAGCTCCAGGCGCTGGCCGCGCGCCACCCGGGCCGCGTGGTCGCCATCGGCTTCACCAGCGAGATGCACAAGCTCATGGCCGCGGCCGACCTGGTGGTGACCAAGCCCGGCGGCCTCACGGTCTCCGAATGCCTGGCGCTCGGCAAGCCGATGCTGCTGATCTCGCCGATCCCGGGCCAGGAGGAACACAACGCCGGTTTCCTGATGGAAGAAGGTGCGGCCTGGCTCGCCTACGACACCATCGGCCTGGACTACAAGGTGGCACGGCTGATGGCCGATCCCGCGAAGCTGGCCGACATGGCCCGGCGCAGCCGCGCGCTCGGCAAGCCGCGCGCCGCGGCCGCGGTGCTGCGCCACGTGCTGGGCGAAGGCGAATGA
- a CDS encoding tyrosine-protein phosphatase, translating into MTTETRPAHWADPLDALQVENLHRITPTLYRSAQPRIANVAALKSLGIRTIVSLRSFNDDRKVFAGHDIRLVRVPINTWSIDDAKVLRALVAIREAEKQGPVLIHCMHGADRTGVVAAVYRMAVQGWDKDSARAEMFRGGYGYHTLWRNIPRYIDRLDAQKMRHALAHAPAIPVVS; encoded by the coding sequence ATGACCACCGAGACGCGCCCCGCCCACTGGGCCGACCCGCTGGACGCGCTGCAGGTCGAGAACCTGCACCGCATCACGCCCACGCTGTACCGCAGCGCGCAGCCGCGCATCGCCAACGTGGCGGCGCTCAAGTCGCTCGGCATCCGCACCATCGTGAGCCTGCGCTCCTTCAACGACGACCGGAAGGTGTTCGCGGGCCACGACATTCGCCTGGTACGCGTGCCGATCAACACCTGGTCGATCGACGACGCCAAGGTGCTGCGCGCGCTGGTGGCCATTCGCGAAGCCGAGAAGCAGGGGCCGGTGCTGATTCACTGCATGCACGGCGCCGACCGCACCGGCGTGGTCGCCGCGGTCTACCGCATGGCGGTGCAGGGCTGGGACAAGGACAGCGCACGCGCCGAGATGTTCCGCGGCGGCTACGGCTACCACACGCTGTGGCGCAACATCCCGCGCTACATCGACCGGCTCGATGCGCAGAAGATGCGCCACGCGCTGGCCCACGCACCGGCGATTCCCGTGGTGTCCTGA
- a CDS encoding response regulator transcription factor, with translation MRVLLVEDDEMIGRSLKQALEGAGWSADWVRDGELAQSALGDGDYTCVLLDLGLPRQDGTEVLRRARERGDATPVLVLTARDGLDDRIHSLDLGADDYLLKPFEFRELLARMRAVVRRRDGAAHSLIGGSTLQLDLTTREVVTGGGREALTAREFALLHALLERPGAILSREQLENRIYGWGEEVTSNAIDVLIHGMRRKLGAESIRNVRGLGWRVAA, from the coding sequence ATGCGTGTGCTGCTGGTGGAAGACGACGAAATGATCGGGCGCAGCCTGAAGCAGGCGCTCGAGGGCGCGGGCTGGTCGGCCGACTGGGTGCGCGACGGCGAGCTGGCGCAAAGCGCGCTCGGCGATGGCGACTACACCTGCGTGCTGCTCGACCTGGGCCTGCCCCGGCAGGACGGCACCGAGGTGCTGCGCCGCGCGCGCGAACGCGGCGACGCCACGCCGGTGCTGGTGCTCACCGCGCGAGACGGGCTGGACGACCGCATCCACAGCCTCGACCTGGGCGCCGACGACTACCTGCTCAAGCCCTTCGAATTCCGCGAGCTGCTGGCGCGCATGCGGGCCGTGGTGCGCCGCCGCGACGGCGCCGCGCATTCGCTGATCGGCGGCAGCACCTTGCAGCTCGACCTGACCACGCGCGAGGTGGTGACCGGCGGCGGACGTGAGGCGCTCACCGCGCGCGAGTTCGCGCTGCTGCACGCGCTGCTCGAGCGGCCCGGCGCCATCCTCTCGCGCGAGCAGCTCGAGAACCGCATCTACGGCTGGGGCGAGGAAGTGACCAGCAACGCCATCGACGTGCTCATCCACGGCATGCGCCGCAAGCTCGGCGCGGAGTCGATCCGCAACGTGCGCGGACTGGGCTGGCGCGTGGCGGCATGA
- a CDS encoding pseudouridine synthase — MTDAAPAPIRLNKRMAELGLCSRREADEWIAHGWVKVNGKPAEMGVKVTPSDRIEVDKAAKGQQANQVTILINKPIGYVSAQAEDGHEPAVTLFTPQNRWAEDNTRFFFSPQQLRGLAPCGRLDIDSIGLLVMTQDGRIARQLIGEDSVMEKEYLVRVAYHGLGQPAPPGQLVRMDDDDPVTTNVQAVFPPAMLARLRHGLSLDGQPLKPARVEWQNPEQLRFVLTEGKKRQIRRMCELVGLKVVGLKRVRIGKVMLGNLPVGQWRYLAPHEKF; from the coding sequence ATGACCGACGCCGCCCCCGCACCGATCCGCCTCAACAAACGCATGGCCGAGCTCGGCCTCTGCTCGCGCCGCGAGGCCGACGAGTGGATCGCCCACGGCTGGGTCAAGGTGAACGGCAAGCCGGCCGAGATGGGCGTGAAGGTCACGCCGTCCGACCGCATCGAGGTCGACAAGGCCGCCAAGGGCCAGCAGGCGAACCAGGTCACCATCCTGATCAACAAGCCGATCGGCTACGTGAGCGCGCAGGCCGAGGATGGGCACGAACCGGCCGTCACACTGTTCACGCCGCAGAACCGCTGGGCCGAAGACAACACGCGCTTCTTCTTCAGCCCCCAGCAGCTGCGCGGCCTGGCGCCCTGCGGCCGCCTGGACATCGACTCCATCGGCCTGCTCGTGATGACGCAGGACGGCCGCATCGCGCGCCAGCTGATCGGCGAAGACTCGGTGATGGAGAAGGAGTACCTGGTCCGGGTGGCCTACCACGGCCTCGGCCAGCCGGCGCCCCCCGGCCAGCTGGTGCGCATGGACGACGACGATCCGGTCACCACCAATGTGCAGGCGGTCTTTCCGCCCGCCATGCTCGCCAGGCTGCGCCACGGACTGAGCCTCGACGGCCAGCCGCTCAAGCCGGCGCGGGTCGAATGGCAGAACCCCGAGCAGCTGCGCTTCGTGCTCACCGAAGGCAAGAAGCGCCAGATCCGCCGCATGTGCGAGCTGGTCGGGCTGAAAGTGGTGGGCCTGAAGCGCGTGCGCATCGGCAAGGTCATGCTCGGCAACCTGCCCGTCGGGCAGTGGCGCTACCTGGCACCGCACGAGAAGTTCTGA
- a CDS encoding winged helix DNA-binding domain-containing protein, with protein sequence MAGVMSQRALNRATLARQMLLARRKATVTQAVEKLAGLQAQAPNPPYIGLWSRLEGFRREQLTDALETRRIVRMSTLRATLHLLAAPDAVAWRPLLEPVHQRGLAGEHARALEGIDRAAVVKAGWALLREGPLTASELGQALAARWKDRAPASLAALVRNNVPLAHLPPAGTWNSHRSARLQPLGEWLGAPAADMAPATQDGLLLRYLAAFGPATLADAGAWSGLTGWKAVAERLRPQLRMFTGEAGQELFDLPRAPRPGPDVPAPPRLVAEWDNLLLAHADRSRLMSEAHRARVFTANGIVRGTVLLDGFVAGTWKIERAKNAATVVLEPFARWSKADRLGVQEEAMRLLAFAADGAGERHGVRVL encoded by the coding sequence ATGGCCGGGGTGATGAGCCAGCGCGCACTGAACCGGGCCACGCTGGCGCGGCAGATGCTGCTGGCGCGGCGCAAGGCGACGGTCACGCAGGCCGTCGAAAAGCTCGCGGGGCTGCAGGCGCAGGCGCCGAACCCACCCTACATCGGCCTCTGGAGCCGGCTCGAAGGCTTTCGCCGCGAGCAGCTGACCGACGCACTGGAGACGCGCCGCATCGTGCGCATGTCGACGCTGCGTGCGACCCTGCACCTGCTGGCCGCACCGGACGCGGTGGCCTGGCGGCCGCTGCTCGAACCCGTGCACCAGCGCGGCCTCGCGGGCGAACACGCGCGGGCGCTCGAGGGCATCGACCGCGCCGCGGTGGTGAAGGCCGGCTGGGCCTTGCTGCGCGAAGGCCCGCTCACCGCCTCCGAACTCGGGCAGGCGCTCGCGGCGCGCTGGAAAGACCGCGCGCCCGCATCGCTCGCCGCACTGGTTCGCAACAACGTGCCGCTCGCGCACCTGCCGCCCGCGGGCACCTGGAACTCGCACCGGAGCGCAAGGCTGCAGCCCCTCGGCGAGTGGCTCGGCGCACCCGCCGCCGACATGGCGCCCGCCACGCAGGACGGCCTGCTGCTGCGCTACCTCGCGGCCTTCGGCCCCGCCACGCTCGCCGACGCCGGCGCCTGGTCGGGCCTCACGGGCTGGAAGGCGGTGGCCGAGCGCCTGCGGCCCCAACTGCGCATGTTCACCGGCGAAGCGGGCCAGGAACTGTTCGACCTGCCGCGCGCGCCGCGCCCTGGCCCCGACGTGCCGGCACCGCCGCGCCTCGTCGCCGAATGGGACAACCTGCTGCTCGCGCATGCCGACCGCAGCCGCCTGATGAGCGAGGCGCACCGCGCCAGGGTGTTCACCGCCAACGGCATCGTGCGCGGCACCGTGCTGCTCGACGGTTTCGTCGCGGGCACCTGGAAGATCGAGCGCGCGAAGAACGCGGCCACGGTGGTGCTGGAGCCCTTCGCGCGCTGGTCGAAGGCCGACCGGCTCGGCGTGCAGGAAGAAGCCATGCGCCTGCTGGCCTTTGCGGCGGATGGCGCGGGCGAGCGGCACGGCGTGCGGGTGCTGTAA